A genomic segment from Halobaculum sp. MBLA0147 encodes:
- a CDS encoding DNA cytosine methyltransferase → MAKNSHSEDSVPPDIAIVDLFAGGGGFSTGLIQSLVQTHRSQIAAAQDIPEPTVQWTHPAVEDWLAEHLSYVAVNHDSDAVATLRANHGEYGTIHNSRVQSLHPPSAVGDVDVDILIGGPSCVPWSHQQDGNASDQLRASPRAVTDWVSHLQPDAFLLENVEGIQRWGAEIDDTDTGEMFRHWERSFELLGYDLDTAVINAETYGVPQTRKRFFLQGRRDGEPRWPEPSTPTSHPAAATILDKSNIGTCLWERDPLAAGTTSRLARYPREYGDHAACRPLADALDAVTPGTHRQLTHRSLDTFDCGEAVPDGGDLRVAYGTVAPTQAPDATGRDLPPLTMAGGSGGIPHPVTDPVPTVTASGAVHVAFMNLYEIASTPAGTRLFPLANPDSDPYLPPAGETTGVLTTPTTDVGLEVRYRLLQPREAAAAQGFPEEYVFTPSTKGDTETLIGNAVPIPLARQLTTPLVEATTSVTAED, encoded by the coding sequence ATGGCGAAGAACTCACACAGCGAGGACTCCGTCCCCCCAGACATCGCAATCGTGGACCTGTTCGCGGGTGGCGGGGGGTTCTCCACCGGCCTGATCCAGAGTCTCGTCCAGACACACCGGTCACAGATCGCGGCAGCTCAGGACATCCCAGAGCCAACTGTTCAGTGGACGCATCCCGCAGTCGAAGACTGGCTCGCAGAACACCTGAGCTACGTCGCAGTCAACCACGACTCGGACGCCGTCGCGACGCTTCGTGCTAACCACGGCGAGTACGGGACGATCCACAACTCGCGTGTCCAGTCACTACATCCACCGAGTGCTGTCGGCGATGTTGATGTCGACATCCTCATTGGCGGCCCGTCGTGCGTTCCGTGGTCGCACCAACAGGACGGCAACGCGAGCGATCAACTCCGCGCCTCCCCACGTGCCGTCACTGACTGGGTGTCGCACCTCCAGCCTGATGCGTTCCTACTGGAAAACGTCGAGGGCATCCAGCGGTGGGGCGCCGAGATCGACGACACCGACACGGGTGAGATGTTCCGCCACTGGGAACGGTCGTTCGAACTTCTCGGGTATGACCTCGATACGGCAGTGATCAACGCGGAGACGTACGGCGTCCCCCAGACTCGCAAACGGTTCTTCCTCCAAGGCCGTCGCGACGGCGAGCCCAGGTGGCCCGAGCCGTCGACGCCGACCAGCCACCCGGCCGCGGCGACGATCCTCGACAAGAGCAACATCGGCACCTGTCTGTGGGAACGCGATCCGCTCGCGGCCGGAACGACGTCCCGACTTGCACGGTACCCGCGTGAGTATGGCGACCACGCAGCCTGCCGTCCGCTCGCGGACGCGCTCGACGCCGTCACTCCAGGGACGCACAGACAGCTCACGCACCGCTCACTGGACACGTTCGACTGTGGTGAAGCCGTCCCCGATGGTGGCGACCTCCGCGTCGCCTACGGAACGGTAGCACCGACACAGGCTCCTGATGCCACAGGCCGCGACCTCCCACCGCTCACGATGGCCGGTGGCAGCGGCGGAATCCCCCATCCGGTGACTGACCCGGTCCCGACAGTGACCGCGTCCGGAGCGGTCCACGTCGCGTTCATGAACCTCTACGAGATCGCGTCGACGCCCGCAGGAACGCGGCTCTTCCCACTGGCCAATCCCGATTCAGACCCGTACCTCCCGCCAGCAGGCGAGACGACCGGCGTTCTCACCACCCCGACTACCGACGTCGGCCTCGAAGTCCGCTACCGGCTTCTACAACCCCGTGAAGCAGCCGCAGCCCAGGGCTTCCCTGAGGAGTACGTCTTCACCCCGAGTACGAAGGGGGACACAGAGACCCTGATCGGGAATGCGGTTCCCATCCCCCTCGCTCGCCAACTGACGACTCCGCTCGTTGAGGCTACTACGAGCGTCACCGCAGAAGACTAA
- a CDS encoding DNA cytosine methyltransferase — translation MTDDHSDRVVAVDLFAGAGGFSEALTQVCSDLGYDLQLAAINHDETAIATHEQAHPEAVQYHSKAQQLHPPNVIDDLVEEPVDDVHQADVSVDLLIAGPECTHFSRARGGKPVREQKRMPAWHVLEWVGALAPDTILIENTPEIQTWGPVVDGEPTRNGDLFEIWTDAFASYGYALDVAELNAADYGAPQRRSRFFLHARRDGRPTFPSPTHGPDSSDDTSYRTAADIIDWSDLGTSIWTRDLTESRVHSPPADSTMDRIAQGLREFGPPALTPFADALAGLDRDRIKTLREDIVPLSENPAAVHRRDEPFLVDTASVNSEDSDSTSLSLMLPASVTDAATSREHDSPSTSDGDRLPTYLCPLYNSTGDQPPRTRSIDRPLMTVTASKPAPSMLASPVLTPFIDDAQAAPSGIREPLHTQTTTETHSLVVPSLHRYGLDIKYRMLQPAELKQAQGFPSEYPIQGTKSEQTTQIGNAVPVPLAKALLRHALTESAPNLRSYGGGIPDHDPDEVAVPAYDEVLAEVSD, via the coding sequence ATGACTGACGATCACTCTGACCGCGTGGTAGCCGTCGACCTCTTTGCTGGGGCTGGCGGGTTCTCCGAAGCGCTCACGCAGGTCTGTAGCGACCTCGGCTACGACCTCCAGCTCGCTGCGATCAACCACGATGAAACCGCCATCGCAACGCACGAGCAGGCCCATCCCGAGGCAGTCCAGTACCACTCGAAGGCACAACAACTGCATCCGCCGAATGTGATTGACGACCTCGTCGAGGAACCCGTCGACGATGTTCATCAGGCCGACGTGTCGGTGGATCTCCTCATCGCGGGGCCCGAGTGCACGCACTTCTCACGTGCTCGCGGCGGCAAACCTGTTCGCGAACAGAAGCGAATGCCGGCGTGGCACGTCTTGGAGTGGGTCGGCGCACTCGCGCCCGACACCATCTTGATCGAGAACACACCAGAGATCCAGACGTGGGGGCCTGTCGTCGACGGCGAACCGACCCGTAACGGTGACCTCTTCGAGATTTGGACTGATGCGTTCGCGTCCTACGGGTACGCGCTGGATGTCGCGGAGTTGAACGCAGCCGACTACGGGGCTCCACAGAGGCGGAGTCGGTTCTTCCTGCACGCACGTCGCGACGGCCGACCAACGTTCCCCAGCCCGACACACGGTCCTGACAGTTCGGACGATACTAGCTATCGGACGGCCGCTGACATCATCGACTGGTCGGACCTCGGCACATCCATCTGGACGCGAGACCTCACAGAATCCCGAGTGCATTCGCCGCCGGCTGACTCAACGATGGATCGGATCGCTCAGGGGCTACGTGAGTTCGGCCCACCAGCACTCACGCCGTTCGCTGACGCGCTCGCCGGCCTTGATCGAGACCGGATCAAAACGCTACGAGAAGACATCGTTCCCCTCTCCGAGAACCCGGCCGCTGTGCACCGCCGAGACGAGCCATTCCTCGTCGACACTGCCTCCGTCAACTCAGAGGATTCCGACAGCACCTCGCTGTCGCTGATGCTCCCCGCCTCTGTGACCGACGCTGCCACCAGTCGTGAGCACGACAGCCCCTCTACGTCCGACGGTGATCGTCTGCCGACGTACCTGTGCCCCCTCTACAACAGCACCGGGGACCAGCCGCCACGGACGCGGAGTATCGATCGCCCGCTGATGACGGTCACGGCCTCGAAGCCGGCGCCGTCGATGCTCGCCTCGCCCGTCCTCACTCCGTTCATCGACGACGCACAAGCTGCACCGAGCGGCATCCGCGAGCCACTGCACACGCAGACGACAACAGAGACACACTCACTCGTCGTCCCAAGCCTCCACCGCTACGGCCTCGACATCAAATACCGGATGCTCCAACCGGCTGAACTGAAACAAGCGCAGGGCTTCCCAAGCGAGTACCCAATTCAAGGCACGAAGTCTGAGCAGACGACGCAGATCGGGAACGCGGTTCCAGTTCCTCTTGCGAAGGCACTTCTCAGGCACGCACTCACGGAGTCGGCACCCAACCTCCGGTCGTACGGTGGTGGGATACCGGATCATGATCCCGATGAGGTTGCTGTCCCCGCGTACGACGAAGTCCTCGCAGAAGTCTCAGACTGA
- a CDS encoding site-specific DNA-methyltransferase, with product MPDQSADNPARPTSAADTDHPAYEPKPDRGVPQELVRDPSPDLVAETVWPVPVSQRQRDLHSVSVSAGPDAGEITVRPGDVLEYIADHRKELLLVQSVLPAPDGVRLGTVAETDGLLLTFSNRLNDFRTLDLSAHRGHASDAHSLEINAPLLTTGEHTLIVHEEAVTPTTGITWPSFNEMYRYKRDGKDSVTTKSDRQTRSDLTPDPPVPDTPAYEADDLRNEIITGDVRDVLPQIATNSVDAWVTSPPYYDQRDYDHRDQLGREDTAEDYLTELLSVIQQLMRVTKPTGMGWLVIDDTFTNGARKTIPQRLQVELTRLGYDIFASGPWVKESTMPDPAPNRPSHTHETVIGIADSDIQPAERYFTKECADTTDDTFDATPGQSGRDHDAVFPVELPERLIKWSVPDRVCGECGAPLQPEYAVTDIRDLDTSRPQARRALEIADEEDLSDADLRALRAVGLSATGQGSRVQDGAGQNATETEQRAATARETLGSYAREFTAPLKNHAHTSRTCDCQTWRTQPGLVFDPFIGSGTTGLAANKQQVDWSGIELNAETAASARDTLTTHTPQLDLTQF from the coding sequence ATGCCAGATCAATCCGCCGATAATCCTGCCCGGCCCACGTCCGCGGCCGACACAGATCACCCAGCGTACGAGCCAAAACCAGACCGTGGCGTCCCACAGGAGCTCGTCCGCGATCCATCACCGGACCTCGTTGCTGAAACCGTGTGGCCGGTTCCGGTTTCGCAGCGCCAACGCGATCTTCACTCAGTGAGTGTTTCAGCGGGCCCTGACGCCGGGGAAATCACTGTCCGGCCTGGTGATGTTCTCGAGTACATCGCTGACCACCGCAAAGAACTGTTGCTCGTCCAGTCGGTTCTTCCAGCCCCTGATGGGGTTCGGCTCGGCACTGTCGCCGAGACAGACGGGCTCCTTCTCACGTTCTCCAACCGGCTCAACGACTTTCGCACCCTCGATCTTTCGGCACACCGGGGTCACGCCTCTGACGCCCACTCGCTCGAGATCAACGCCCCCCTGTTGACGACTGGCGAGCATACCCTCATCGTCCACGAAGAGGCCGTCACGCCGACAACTGGGATCACGTGGCCGTCGTTCAACGAGATGTATCGGTACAAGCGGGACGGTAAAGACTCGGTCACGACCAAGTCCGACCGCCAGACACGCAGTGATCTAACGCCCGATCCACCAGTCCCTGACACCCCGGCGTACGAAGCCGACGACCTTCGCAACGAGATCATCACCGGTGACGTCCGCGATGTCCTTCCACAGATCGCAACGAACAGCGTCGACGCCTGGGTCACGTCGCCGCCGTACTACGACCAGCGTGACTACGACCACCGAGATCAACTGGGCCGAGAGGACACAGCAGAGGACTATCTCACCGAACTCCTCTCCGTGATCCAGCAGTTGATGCGGGTCACCAAGCCGACGGGGATGGGGTGGCTCGTCATCGACGACACGTTCACCAACGGGGCTCGGAAGACGATCCCCCAGCGGCTCCAAGTCGAACTCACACGACTGGGGTACGACATCTTCGCCAGCGGCCCGTGGGTGAAAGAATCAACAATGCCCGATCCCGCTCCAAACCGGCCATCTCACACGCACGAGACCGTCATCGGTATCGCGGATAGTGATATACAACCTGCCGAGCGGTACTTCACGAAGGAGTGTGCCGACACCACCGACGACACGTTTGACGCGACACCTGGCCAGTCCGGCCGCGACCACGACGCGGTCTTCCCAGTCGAACTCCCGGAACGACTGATCAAGTGGTCCGTTCCCGACCGCGTGTGTGGTGAGTGTGGAGCGCCACTGCAGCCCGAGTACGCAGTGACCGACATCCGCGACCTCGACACGTCACGCCCACAAGCCCGTCGCGCACTCGAGATCGCTGATGAGGAAGACTTGAGCGACGCCGACCTCCGCGCTCTCCGTGCGGTCGGCCTCTCAGCAACCGGGCAAGGCAGTCGCGTCCAAGATGGTGCCGGACAAAACGCGACCGAGACAGAACAACGGGCCGCTACGGCACGGGAGACACTCGGTAGCTATGCCCGTGAATTCACCGCCCCACTGAAGAACCATGCTCACACCTCTCGGACATGTGACTGCCAGACGTGGAGAACGCAGCCAGGCCTGGTGTTCGACCCGTTCATCGGCAGTGGGACCACAGGGCTCGCCGCAAACAAACAACAGGTGGACTGGAGTGGCATTGAACTGAACGCAGAGACGGCCGCCTCAGCGCGCGACACACTCACCACACATACGCCGCAACTTGACCTGACACAGTTTTAA